A portion of the Feifania hominis genome contains these proteins:
- a CDS encoding EamA family transporter — MWVFYALLSAVFASITAILAKIGIAGVSSNLATAVRTVVILIMAWGIVFLTGEYRGVAEITQKSLIFLVLSGAATGLSWLFYFKAIQLGEVSKVVPIDKFSVVITMVLAFVVLGEKPDLKTILGGLLIAGGTFVMIL, encoded by the coding sequence ATGTGGGTATTCTATGCGCTGCTCTCGGCGGTGTTCGCGAGCATCACAGCCATTCTCGCCAAGATCGGCATTGCGGGCGTCAGCTCCAATCTCGCGACCGCCGTGCGCACGGTGGTCATACTCATCATGGCGTGGGGCATTGTATTTCTGACCGGCGAGTACCGGGGCGTTGCGGAGATCACGCAGAAGAGCCTGATTTTTCTGGTGCTCTCGGGCGCCGCGACCGGCCTGTCGTGGCTGTTCTACTTCAAGGCCATCCAGCTCGGCGAGGTGTCGAAAGTGGTGCCCATTGACAAGTTCAGCGTGGTCATCACCATGGTGCTCGCCTTTGTGGTGCTCGGGGAAAAGCCCGATCTCAAGACCATCCTCGGCGGTCTGCTGATTGCGGGCGGAACCTTTGTGATGATCCTTTAG
- the thrS gene encoding threonine--tRNA ligase — translation MINITLKDGSVKAFESGVTPLAIAESLSAGLARNVLAAELDGKVCDLLTPIDHDAKLALLTFDDEGGKKTFWHTASHVLAQAVKRLYPAVKLTIGPAIDNGFYYDFDTETPFTPEDLEKLEKEMKKIVDAKLPVRRFELPRDEAIALMKEKDEPYKVTLIEELPPEEHISFYEQGEFTDLCAGPHLPDTGKIKAFKLIQSTGAYWRGDAKNKMLQRVYGIAFPKAKELDEYLARLEEAKRRDHRKLGRELDLFDIYEEGPGFPFFLPKGMVLRNLLEDFWREEHRKHGYQEIRTPMILSEELWHRSGHWDHYKENMYFTKIDDADFAIKPMNCPGGMLVYKRRLHSYRDLPQRMAELGLVHRHELSGALHGLMRVRCFTQDDAHIFMTPEQIEQEIVGVIDLIDGFYKVFGFKYHVELSTRPEDSMGSDEQWEIATNALRRAMEDKGMDFVVNEGDGAFYGPKIDFHLEDSIGRTWQCGTIQLDFQMPERFDLTYVGADGEKHRPVMIHRVVFGSIERFIAILTEHFAGAYPLWLAPVQVKVIPLTDRQLEASQKIAGDLAAAGLRVEVDERSEKMGFKIREAQLQKIPYMLVIGDKELEKGVVSVRSRSDGDLGTMTADAFLAKTAEEIRTKAL, via the coding sequence ATGATCAACATCACATTAAAAGACGGCTCGGTCAAAGCCTTTGAGAGCGGCGTGACGCCGCTTGCCATTGCCGAGTCACTCAGCGCGGGGCTTGCGCGCAATGTGCTCGCCGCCGAACTCGACGGCAAGGTCTGCGATCTGCTGACCCCCATCGACCACGACGCGAAGCTCGCGCTGCTCACGTTTGACGACGAGGGCGGCAAAAAGACGTTCTGGCACACCGCCTCACACGTCCTCGCGCAGGCGGTCAAGCGCCTGTATCCGGCGGTCAAGCTGACCATCGGCCCGGCCATTGACAACGGCTTCTACTACGACTTTGACACCGAGACCCCGTTCACACCCGAGGATCTCGAAAAGCTTGAAAAAGAGATGAAAAAGATTGTCGACGCAAAGCTGCCGGTGCGCCGCTTTGAGCTGCCGCGCGACGAGGCAATCGCACTGATGAAAGAGAAAGATGAGCCCTACAAGGTGACCCTCATCGAGGAGCTGCCGCCCGAGGAGCACATCTCTTTCTACGAGCAGGGCGAATTCACCGATCTCTGCGCTGGCCCCCATCTGCCCGACACGGGCAAAATCAAGGCCTTTAAGCTCATCCAGTCCACCGGCGCCTACTGGCGCGGCGACGCCAAAAATAAGATGCTCCAGCGCGTCTACGGCATCGCTTTCCCAAAGGCGAAAGAGCTCGACGAGTACCTCGCACGCCTCGAGGAGGCCAAGCGCCGCGACCACCGCAAGCTCGGCCGTGAGCTCGATCTGTTCGACATCTACGAGGAGGGCCCGGGCTTCCCGTTCTTCCTGCCCAAGGGCATGGTACTGCGAAATCTTCTCGAGGACTTCTGGCGCGAGGAGCACCGCAAGCACGGCTACCAGGAGATCCGCACGCCGATGATCCTCAGCGAGGAGCTCTGGCACCGCTCGGGCCACTGGGACCACTACAAGGAGAACATGTACTTCACCAAAATTGACGACGCCGACTTCGCCATCAAGCCCATGAACTGCCCGGGCGGCATGCTCGTCTACAAGCGCCGGCTCCACTCCTACCGCGATCTGCCCCAGCGCATGGCCGAGCTCGGCCTCGTTCACCGGCACGAGCTCTCCGGCGCGCTGCACGGCCTCATGCGTGTGCGCTGCTTTACGCAGGACGATGCGCACATCTTCATGACCCCCGAGCAGATTGAGCAGGAGATCGTGGGTGTCATCGACCTGATCGACGGCTTCTACAAGGTCTTCGGCTTCAAGTATCACGTCGAGCTCTCCACCCGGCCGGAGGACTCCATGGGCTCTGACGAGCAGTGGGAGATCGCCACGAACGCCCTGCGCCGCGCCATGGAGGACAAGGGTATGGACTTTGTCGTCAACGAGGGCGACGGCGCGTTCTACGGGCCGAAGATCGACTTCCACCTCGAGGATTCCATCGGCCGCACCTGGCAGTGCGGTACGATTCAGCTTGACTTCCAGATGCCCGAGCGCTTTGATCTGACCTACGTCGGCGCCGACGGCGAGAAGCACCGCCCGGTCATGATTCACCGCGTGGTCTTCGGCTCCATCGAGCGCTTCATCGCCATTCTCACCGAACACTTCGCCGGCGCCTACCCTCTGTGGCTCGCCCCGGTGCAGGTCAAGGTGATTCCGCTGACCGACCGCCAGCTCGAGGCCTCCCAGAAGATCGCGGGTGATCTCGCCGCGGCGGGGCTGCGCGTGGAAGTCGACGAGCGCAGCGAAAAGATGGGCTTCAAGATCCGCGAGGCCCAGCTCCAGAAAATTCCCTACATGCTGGTCATCGGCGACAAGGAGCTGGAAAAGGGCGTTGTCTCAGTGCGCAGCCGCAGCGACGGCGACCTCGGCACCATGACGGCCGACGCATTTCTCGCAAAAACCGCCGAAGAGATTCGCACAAAAGCGCTCTAA
- a CDS encoding GNAT family N-acetyltransferase translates to MKTEIIRARTAVDMAAVRQIRSQVFILEQQVPPELEWDELEERAVHVLCRRDGAPAAAGRLVVTDGRAKIGRVAVLKRYRGQGLGAAVCRKLIEIAHDEGAREIYLNAQLHARGFYEKLGFTARGEIFEEAGIDHVRMVYDEPCG, encoded by the coding sequence ATGAAGACAGAAATCATCCGCGCCCGCACCGCCGTGGACATGGCCGCCGTGCGCCAGATTCGCTCGCAGGTGTTCATTTTGGAGCAGCAGGTGCCCCCTGAGCTCGAGTGGGACGAGCTCGAAGAGCGCGCCGTGCATGTGCTCTGCCGCCGCGACGGTGCGCCGGCGGCGGCAGGACGGCTCGTTGTCACCGACGGCCGCGCCAAGATCGGGCGTGTCGCAGTGCTCAAGCGCTACCGCGGCCAGGGGCTCGGCGCCGCCGTCTGCCGGAAGCTGATTGAAATCGCACATGACGAGGGTGCGCGGGAGATCTATCTCAACGCGCAGCTCCACGCCCGGGGCTTCTACGAGAAGCTCGGGTTCACCGCCCGGGGCGAGATCTTTGAAGAGGCGGGGATCGACCACGTGCGCATGGTCTATGATGAGCCCTGCGGCTGA
- a CDS encoding adenine deaminase, with product MYIRQRKVSPAEVGKLTRRIRVAQKLEQADLLIKNARVVNVFTREVLEREVAVADGIICGLYAPGQGPDAASIVDADGRYLLPGLIDAHTHVEMAYVTATRFAEAILPWGTTTVMIDPHDTSNVMGNEGIGIMAHEMAGLPIKTFYNTPPCVPSAPTLEDAGFSVTLDSLSESADLPLVAGVAETMDFGRVLSCEDEMMRMLTFARQNELLIDGHAPGVLGDAANAYFGAGPIRTDHESVTVEEMLEKYELGVHVIIRRGSLSEPASAGEFVSKLRDTSRVLLATDGCISPSDIVARGHMNFAMAQVVAEGVDPMVAVQMGTINVARAYRIDHRVGAVAPGYEADMVLVDDLKDFRAHTVFVNGKKISRGLSLASYQYPANALKTIRLEPITPEDLAIPAEDGAHTVNVIGMIDGTVATTLETETMQAAGGAIAADASRDLLKTAVFERYGRGKGHSVGIVRGFGMKRGAIAGSIGQDTQNMAAVGASDADMAAAVNAVIEMQGGVALVADGELLARVSMPVFGIMSDKPIPEVARELEEFQRAYESLGGTLSDAVFTLSLQLTLAVIPDGGISNRGLVRVADSQFIPVVAD from the coding sequence ATGTACATCAGACAGAGAAAAGTCAGCCCTGCGGAGGTGGGCAAGCTCACCCGCAGAATCCGCGTGGCACAGAAGCTCGAGCAGGCGGATCTGCTCATCAAAAACGCGAGGGTGGTCAATGTGTTCACCCGCGAGGTACTCGAGCGCGAGGTGGCCGTGGCCGACGGCATCATCTGCGGGCTGTATGCGCCGGGTCAGGGCCCTGACGCGGCGTCGATTGTCGACGCGGACGGGCGCTATCTGCTGCCCGGCCTCATCGACGCGCACACCCACGTCGAGATGGCCTATGTGACGGCCACGCGCTTCGCCGAGGCGATTCTGCCCTGGGGCACCACGACCGTCATGATCGACCCCCACGACACGAGCAACGTCATGGGCAATGAGGGCATCGGCATCATGGCCCATGAGATGGCGGGTCTGCCGATCAAGACATTCTACAACACGCCGCCCTGCGTGCCCTCGGCTCCGACGCTCGAGGACGCGGGCTTCTCGGTGACGCTCGACTCCCTGTCGGAGTCGGCCGATCTGCCGCTCGTCGCGGGCGTGGCGGAGACGATGGACTTCGGGCGCGTGCTCTCCTGCGAGGATGAGATGATGCGCATGCTCACCTTTGCCCGCCAGAACGAGCTGCTCATTGACGGGCACGCGCCGGGCGTGCTCGGCGACGCGGCGAACGCCTACTTCGGCGCGGGCCCCATCCGCACCGACCACGAGTCGGTGACGGTGGAGGAGATGCTCGAGAAATACGAGCTCGGCGTCCACGTCATCATCCGCCGCGGGTCCCTGTCGGAGCCGGCGTCGGCGGGCGAGTTCGTCTCAAAGCTCAGAGACACCTCCCGCGTGCTGCTGGCGACCGACGGGTGCATCAGCCCGAGCGACATCGTGGCGCGCGGCCATATGAACTTTGCCATGGCGCAGGTCGTTGCCGAGGGCGTCGACCCCATGGTCGCCGTCCAGATGGGCACGATCAACGTGGCGCGCGCCTACCGCATCGACCACCGCGTGGGCGCGGTGGCGCCGGGTTACGAGGCCGACATGGTGCTCGTGGATGACCTGAAGGACTTCCGCGCTCACACTGTCTTTGTAAACGGCAAAAAGATCAGCCGCGGGCTGTCGCTCGCCTCGTACCAGTACCCGGCGAATGCGCTCAAGACCATCCGGCTTGAGCCGATCACACCGGAAGATCTCGCGATTCCGGCTGAAGACGGGGCCCACACGGTCAACGTCATCGGTATGATCGACGGCACGGTCGCGACCACCCTTGAGACCGAGACCATGCAGGCGGCAGGCGGCGCCATTGCGGCTGACGCCTCGCGCGATCTGCTCAAGACTGCCGTGTTCGAGCGCTACGGCCGCGGCAAGGGCCACAGCGTCGGCATTGTACGCGGCTTTGGCATGAAGCGAGGCGCGATTGCCGGCTCCATCGGGCAGGACACCCAGAACATGGCCGCCGTCGGCGCGTCGGATGCGGATATGGCCGCGGCCGTCAACGCCGTCATCGAGATGCAGGGCGGCGTCGCCCTCGTGGCGGACGGCGAGCTGCTCGCCCGGGTCAGCATGCCGGTCTTCGGCATCATGAGCGACAAGCCCATCCCTGAGGTGGCGCGTGAGCTCGAGGAATTTCAGAGGGCCTATGAGTCGCTCGGCGGCACTCTGTCGGACGCGGTGTTCACACTGAGCCTGCAGCTGACTCTCGCCGTCATTCCGGACGGCGGCATCAGCAACCGCGGCCTCGTGCGCGTGGCGGACTCGCAGTTTATTCCGGTTGTTGCGGATTGA
- a CDS encoding glycerophosphodiester phosphodiesterase family protein: MLWLLLLPGAALALAAIWLLLIRPCHDRGRTAVFRGFHYAHRGLHTGDGRVPENSLAAFRRAVDAGYGIELDVHLTADAKLVVFHDFLLSRMCGIDLRVENLTADALRRYELLGSGEKIPLFDEVLELVGGKVPLVIELKATANAFGLCELVNARLQRYRGEYCIESFNPLVLHWYRRRAPEVYRGLLSMDYRKSDQRMNRVFKGALSNLLLNWFAGPQFLSYRFSDRSNRSLQTCRRLYHAATAAWTIRTPQEFAKAAQEFDFVIFEGFEPGPVP, from the coding sequence ATGCTTTGGCTTTTGCTTCTTCCGGGCGCGGCGCTCGCCCTCGCTGCGATCTGGCTTCTTCTCATCCGCCCCTGTCACGACAGGGGCCGTACCGCGGTCTTTCGCGGCTTTCACTACGCCCACCGGGGACTTCACACCGGCGACGGCCGCGTGCCCGAGAACTCCCTCGCCGCTTTCCGCCGCGCGGTCGACGCGGGCTATGGCATCGAGCTCGACGTCCATCTCACGGCCGACGCGAAGCTCGTGGTCTTTCACGACTTTCTGCTCTCGCGCATGTGCGGCATTGATCTGCGGGTGGAAAATCTCACGGCTGATGCGCTCCGCCGGTATGAGCTGCTCGGCTCGGGGGAAAAAATCCCCCTCTTTGACGAGGTGCTCGAGCTCGTGGGGGGAAAAGTGCCGCTCGTCATCGAGCTCAAGGCCACCGCCAACGCCTTTGGCCTGTGCGAGCTGGTCAACGCCCGTTTGCAGCGCTACCGGGGCGAGTACTGCATCGAGTCTTTCAACCCGCTGGTGCTCCACTGGTACCGCCGCCGCGCGCCCGAGGTCTACCGCGGGCTGCTCTCCATGGACTACCGCAAGTCGGACCAGCGCATGAACCGCGTCTTCAAGGGTGCGCTGAGCAATCTGCTCTTAAACTGGTTCGCGGGGCCTCAGTTTCTCTCCTACCGCTTCTCCGACCGCTCCAACCGCAGTCTTCAAACCTGCCGGCGGCTCTATCATGCGGCAACGGCCGCGTGGACCATCCGCACCCCGCAGGAGTTTGCAAAAGCCGCGCAGGAATTTGACTTCGTGATCTTTGAGGGCTTTGAGCCGGGTCCTGTGCCGTAA
- a CDS encoding NCS2 family permease, producing MIVFQDIVAAVGVVFDAVTQAIMAMSFGFAMVPTAIAYAIGIVGCLAYGSVLPISMQAETIALAGTMGKDIRERLSMVMYAGFSMAILGGFGILQKITDFAGNSVVSGMMAGVGIILTKVSIDMVKESKLTGVVSMVVGILIYVFTQDLVYTIVGCVVVASAVSYFKNGKVEVPASASERKLRIHKPIVNFNVVRGTLALICLTVGANIAFGGITAEMAGATANVDGLSVYSGLADAFSSLFGGAPVEAIISPTAAAPNPMWSGIILMGLMVIILATGLLPKVAKFIPAQSIAGFLFVLGAVVTVPGNAFSAFNGADTTGVLSGGVAMAVTAVSDPFLGMLAGIIVKLITVPLGLAF from the coding sequence ATGATAGTATTTCAGGACATCGTCGCGGCGGTAGGCGTCGTTTTCGATGCGGTCACCCAGGCGATCATGGCCATGTCTTTCGGCTTTGCCATGGTTCCCACGGCGATCGCCTACGCCATCGGCATCGTCGGCTGCCTCGCCTACGGCTCGGTGCTTCCCATCTCCATGCAGGCCGAGACCATCGCCCTCGCGGGCACCATGGGCAAGGACATCCGCGAGCGCCTGTCCATGGTCATGTACGCGGGTTTCAGCATGGCGATTCTCGGCGGCTTCGGCATTCTGCAGAAGATCACGGACTTCGCCGGCAACAGCGTTGTCAGCGGCATGATGGCGGGCGTCGGCATCATTCTGACCAAGGTCTCCATCGACATGGTCAAAGAGAGCAAGCTCACCGGCGTTGTAAGCATGGTCGTGGGCATTCTCATCTATGTCTTCACACAGGATCTCGTCTACACGATCGTCGGCTGCGTCGTGGTGGCGAGCGCCGTCTCCTACTTCAAAAACGGCAAGGTTGAGGTTCCGGCCTCGGCCTCAGAGCGCAAACTGCGCATCCACAAGCCCATTGTCAACTTCAATGTGGTGCGCGGCACGCTCGCGCTGATCTGCCTGACGGTGGGCGCGAATATCGCCTTTGGCGGCATCACCGCCGAGATGGCGGGCGCCACCGCAAATGTGGACGGGCTGTCGGTCTACTCGGGTCTTGCCGATGCGTTCTCGTCGCTGTTCGGCGGCGCGCCGGTTGAGGCGATCATCTCGCCCACGGCGGCTGCGCCCAATCCCATGTGGTCGGGCATCATCCTCATGGGGCTGATGGTCATCATCCTCGCAACGGGGCTGCTGCCGAAGGTCGCAAAGTTCATCCCCGCCCAGTCGATCGCGGGCTTTCTGTTTGTGCTCGGCGCGGTTGTGACCGTACCCGGAAACGCCTTTTCGGCTTTCAACGGGGCTGACACGACAGGCGTGCTCTCGGGCGGCGTGGCCATGGCGGTCACAGCGGTGTCCGATCCGTTTCTCGGCATGCTCGCGGGCATCATCGTCAAACTCATCACCGTGCCGCTGGGGCTTGCGTTCTAA
- a CDS encoding polysaccharide deacetylase family protein, with protein sequence MRMRNSRRPLVIGLVLILCCCLVSSVWQMIREEIFSPPALSTGAQVHADGIELPIIMYHHFSENKSRLGDYVLSVDKFESDLKYIRDNGFTTVTVADLIAYVYDGVPLPEKPIMLTFDDGYESNYVYAYPLLKEYGMKGVLSVIGLYADKYTDEPDHNVNYAHCTWDQLAEMERSGVMEIQSHSYNMHSHDKGRTGTLRCQGESVAQYIEAFRADAELFESRSEQMLGHKPTAYTYPFGDFSKESITVLREMGYKVSFGVYEKLNYITDDPEGLYLLHRFNRPNKYSTEKFFSKLLAG encoded by the coding sequence ATGAGAATGCGAAACAGTCGACGGCCGCTTGTGATCGGGCTTGTCTTGATTCTGTGCTGCTGCCTCGTCTCGAGCGTCTGGCAGATGATCCGCGAGGAGATCTTTTCGCCCCCGGCGCTGTCGACCGGCGCCCAGGTTCACGCGGACGGCATTGAACTCCCTATTATTATGTATCATCACTTCAGCGAAAACAAGAGCAGGCTTGGCGATTATGTGCTCTCAGTGGACAAATTCGAGAGTGATCTCAAATACATCCGCGACAACGGCTTTACCACCGTTACCGTGGCGGATCTGATCGCCTATGTCTACGACGGTGTTCCCCTGCCCGAGAAGCCGATCATGCTCACGTTTGACGACGGCTACGAGAGCAACTATGTCTACGCCTACCCTCTGCTCAAGGAGTACGGCATGAAAGGCGTGCTGTCGGTCATCGGCCTCTACGCCGACAAATACACCGATGAACCCGATCACAACGTCAACTACGCCCACTGCACCTGGGACCAGCTCGCCGAGATGGAGCGCAGCGGCGTGATGGAAATTCAGAGCCACTCCTACAACATGCACTCGCACGACAAGGGCCGCACGGGCACTCTGCGCTGTCAAGGCGAGTCGGTGGCGCAGTACATCGAGGCTTTCCGCGCGGACGCTGAGCTCTTTGAGAGCCGCAGCGAGCAGATGCTCGGCCACAAGCCGACAGCCTACACCTACCCGTTCGGCGACTTCTCCAAGGAGTCGATCACCGTTCTGCGGGAGATGGGGTACAAGGTCTCGTTCGGCGTCTACGAAAAGCTCAACTACATCACCGACGACCCGGAGGGACTCTATCTGCTGCACCGGTTCAACCGGCCCAATAAGTACAGCACCGAGAAGTTTTTCTCAAAGCTGCTCGCGGGATGA
- a CDS encoding CarD family transcriptional regulator — protein MYQVGDLVVYGNTGVCRIREISHRTRPGFDDKQLYYTLEPLQQDCMIYAPVDGTIFMRPVISRQEALDLIDLIPTMDAEAYHNPVLRQLTEHYEAALGKHDCGELIAMTMSLYAKKQGMIERKRKFGAVDERYMKRAQELLFGELSAVLGIPEEQVPDFIASRVEAQKFPG, from the coding sequence ATGTATCAGGTTGGCGACCTTGTCGTCTACGGAAACACCGGCGTGTGCAGAATTCGGGAGATTTCTCACCGGACCCGTCCCGGCTTCGACGACAAACAGCTCTACTACACCCTTGAGCCCCTGCAGCAGGACTGCATGATCTACGCGCCTGTCGACGGCACAATCTTCATGCGGCCCGTCATCTCGAGGCAGGAGGCCCTGGATCTGATTGACCTGATTCCCACCATGGACGCCGAGGCCTATCACAATCCGGTTCTGCGCCAGCTCACCGAGCACTACGAGGCGGCGCTCGGCAAGCATGACTGCGGGGAACTCATCGCCATGACCATGTCCCTGTATGCAAAAAAGCAGGGCATGATCGAGCGCAAGCGCAAGTTCGGCGCAGTAGATGAGCGCTATATGAAGCGTGCGCAGGAGCTGCTCTTCGGCGAGCTCTCGGCAGTGCTCGGCATCCCCGAGGAGCAGGTGCCCGACTTCATCGCCTCGCGCGTGGAGGCACAGAAATTCCCCGGATAA
- the sleB gene encoding spore cortex-lytic enzyme, with protein sequence MLSAKRYRFLLQLLILILVNLLVIGVVRNVMDERSVAALSRYGSTGSEVTAVQQKLQALGLYAGSIDGIYGSGTEAAVRKFQQQRGLSVDGIAGPATLSALGITGSSGSSDAGAGLSSEMRLLARIISAEARGEPYQGQVAVGAVILNRVEHSSFPNTLAGVIYQPGAFTAIVDGQFNEPVADSAYRAAQDAVNGWDPTGGAIYYYNPVTATNEWIRSRPIIKVIGRHVFCS encoded by the coding sequence ATGTTATCAGCAAAACGCTATCGCTTTCTCCTGCAGCTGCTCATTTTGATTCTGGTGAATCTGCTTGTCATCGGCGTGGTCCGAAACGTCATGGATGAGCGCAGCGTCGCCGCGCTCTCACGCTACGGCTCGACCGGCAGCGAAGTCACTGCCGTGCAGCAGAAACTGCAGGCTCTCGGGCTCTACGCCGGCTCCATCGACGGCATCTACGGCAGCGGCACCGAGGCCGCGGTGCGCAAGTTTCAGCAGCAGCGCGGCCTTTCGGTTGACGGCATCGCAGGTCCCGCCACGCTCTCGGCACTCGGCATTACGGGCAGCTCCGGCAGCTCCGATGCAGGGGCAGGGCTCTCCTCCGAGATGCGCCTGCTCGCGCGCATCATCTCCGCCGAGGCGCGTGGAGAGCCCTATCAGGGGCAGGTCGCCGTGGGCGCAGTCATTCTGAACCGCGTGGAGCACTCCTCTTTCCCGAACACGCTCGCGGGGGTCATCTATCAGCCCGGTGCTTTTACTGCCATTGTGGACGGCCAGTTCAACGAGCCCGTGGCTGACAGCGCCTACCGCGCCGCGCAGGACGCCGTCAACGGCTGGGATCCCACCGGCGGCGCCATCTACTACTACAACCCCGTAACCGCCACCAACGAGTGGATTCGCTCGCGGCCCATCATCAAGGTCATCGGCAGACACGTCTTCTGCAGCTAA
- a CDS encoding GNAT family N-acetyltransferase, which yields MDIAFLNLEDTAQADAYRALTREVFGLDLSAWLTGGFWRGGPRILGLMEGGRLAASLTIADMTLVLRGRARPAAQIGTVQVAPAFRGRGLGTKLLARAMDLCPPDVFLFARAPLAAFYGRLGFQGAVQSVMRAPLPPPAGKPVPITAPQLYGKLDPARCVESGVLDVRREGSFYGANLVLGRRHDLYWLPAGCAAVAREEGGELHVFDLLAQSPVPWETVGAQLAALGGREAVFHFTPDRWLSEYAVADLWRGERLFTRGGFLRGLPEFCYPALGRV from the coding sequence ATGGACATCGCCTTTCTCAATCTGGAGGACACGGCGCAGGCAGACGCCTATCGTGCGCTCACGCGCGAGGTGTTTGGCCTCGACTTGTCGGCGTGGCTCACCGGCGGCTTCTGGCGCGGCGGCCCGCGCATCCTGGGCCTTATGGAGGGCGGCAGGCTCGCGGCATCGCTGACCATTGCGGATATGACGCTTGTGCTGCGCGGCAGAGCGCGGCCGGCGGCCCAAATCGGCACCGTTCAGGTCGCGCCCGCGTTTCGCGGGCGCGGACTTGGCACCAAACTTCTCGCCCGGGCGATGGATCTCTGCCCGCCCGATGTGTTCCTCTTTGCCCGGGCGCCGCTCGCCGCGTTCTACGGCCGTCTCGGCTTTCAGGGCGCGGTGCAGAGCGTGATGAGAGCGCCGCTGCCGCCGCCGGCGGGCAAGCCTGTGCCGATCACTGCACCGCAGCTCTACGGAAAGCTCGACCCGGCGCGCTGCGTCGAGTCGGGTGTTTTAGACGTGCGCCGCGAGGGCTCTTTCTATGGGGCGAATCTCGTGCTCGGCCGGCGGCATGACCTGTACTGGCTGCCCGCCGGGTGCGCGGCGGTGGCGCGCGAAGAGGGCGGTGAGCTGCACGTCTTCGACCTCCTCGCGCAGAGCCCCGTGCCATGGGAGACGGTGGGGGCCCAGCTCGCCGCGCTCGGCGGGCGAGAGGCGGTGTTCCACTTCACGCCGGACCGGTGGCTCTCGGAGTATGCGGTGGCCGATCTCTGGCGCGGGGAGAGACTCTTCACCCGCGGCGGCTTTCTGCGCGGGCTTCCCGAATTCTGCTATCCCGCGCTCGGCCGCGTGTGA
- the mutY gene encoding A/G-specific adenine glycosylase — protein MDQKVGLGEIVRPLLDWYAVRSRTLPFRSDPTPYHVWLSEIMLQQTRVEAALPYYRRFLEVLPTIADLAAADEQTLFKLWEGLGYYSRARNLQKCAKIVVERFGGELPADYDELLKLPGIGPYTAGAIGSIAFSLPVAAVDGNVLRVLSRLRADPEDILLPATRRRVTAELCAVMPPDSGSFNQALMELGALVCLPNGAPKCGECPLSALCRAHALGREEDFPQKIKKAARRVEERTILVLFHRGRVAIRRRPDRGLLAGLWELPSLPGRLTPQQAAERLPLLAGAVLSSLPQAKHVFSHVEWHMAGIRAELAARPDDPTLVFVTPQELTDRYALPSAFRAYADPIREKPSD, from the coding sequence ATGGACCAAAAGGTCGGTCTGGGCGAAATTGTGCGCCCGCTTCTCGACTGGTATGCCGTGCGCTCGCGCACGCTGCCTTTTCGCAGCGATCCCACGCCCTACCACGTGTGGCTGTCCGAGATCATGCTCCAGCAGACCCGCGTCGAGGCGGCGCTGCCCTACTACCGGCGTTTTCTCGAAGTTCTGCCCACCATTGCCGATCTCGCGGCGGCGGATGAACAGACCCTCTTCAAGCTCTGGGAGGGACTCGGCTACTACAGCCGCGCCCGAAACCTGCAAAAGTGCGCCAAAATCGTTGTGGAGCGCTTCGGCGGCGAGCTGCCCGCCGACTATGACGAACTCTTAAAGCTCCCCGGAATCGGCCCCTACACGGCCGGGGCAATCGGCTCCATCGCGTTCTCTCTGCCAGTCGCCGCGGTGGACGGCAATGTGCTTCGCGTGCTGTCGCGCCTGCGCGCCGACCCGGAGGACATCCTGCTGCCCGCGACGCGGCGCAGGGTGACGGCCGAGCTCTGCGCCGTCATGCCGCCTGACAGCGGCTCTTTCAACCAGGCACTCATGGAGCTCGGGGCGCTGGTCTGCCTGCCAAACGGCGCGCCGAAGTGCGGCGAATGCCCGCTTTCGGCGCTCTGCCGCGCCCACGCGCTCGGACGCGAGGAGGACTTCCCCCAAAAGATCAAAAAGGCCGCCCGCCGGGTGGAGGAGAGAACCATCCTCGTGCTGTTCCACCGTGGGCGTGTGGCCATCCGCCGGCGGCCTGACCGGGGACTTCTCGCCGGCCTCTGGGAGCTGCCCTCCCTGCCGGGCCGGCTCACGCCGCAGCAGGCCGCCGAGCGACTGCCCCTGCTTGCGGGCGCCGTACTCTCGTCCCTGCCGCAGGCAAAGCATGTCTTCTCCCATGTGGAGTGGCATATGGCCGGCATCCGCGCGGAGCTCGCCGCGAGACCCGACGACCCCACGCTTGTCTTCGTCACCCCGCAGGAGCTCACCGACCGCTATGCGCTCCCCTCGGCCTTTCGGGCCTACGCCGACCCGATCAGAGAAAAACCCTCCGATTGA